The proteins below come from a single Streptomyces tubercidicus genomic window:
- the arsB gene encoding ACR3 family arsenite efflux transporter has product MSAAPEKAVAGRLSFLDRYLAVWILAAMALGLGLGRLVPGLGDALAKVTVTGVSLPIALGLLVMMYPVLAKVRYDRLDTVTRDRRLLLPSLLLNWIVGPALMFALAWLFLPDLPEYRTGLIIVGLARCIAMVIIWNDLACGDREAAAVLVALNSVFQVIAFSALGWFYLSVLPGWLGFEQSGGLGSPLLKRSRELGDVSVWEIARSVLIFLGIPLAAGYLTRRIGEKVKGRTWYESKLIPRIGPFALYGLLFTIVILFALQGDAITSQPLDVARIALPLLVYFALMWAGSMALGRSVGLDYPRATTLAFTAAGNNFELAIAVAIATFGATSGQALAGVVGPLIEVPVLIGLVYVALYARRFFTARTSLTEEDPAHV; this is encoded by the coding sequence GTGAGCGCCGCGCCCGAGAAGGCGGTCGCGGGCCGCCTGTCCTTCCTCGACCGCTACCTCGCCGTGTGGATTCTCGCCGCGATGGCGCTCGGCCTCGGCCTTGGGCGCCTCGTGCCCGGCCTCGGGGATGCTCTCGCCAAGGTGACTGTCACCGGGGTGTCCCTCCCCATCGCGCTCGGCCTGCTCGTGATGATGTACCCGGTCCTCGCCAAGGTGCGCTACGACCGGCTCGACACCGTCACCCGCGACCGCCGCCTGCTGCTGCCCTCCCTGCTGCTGAACTGGATCGTCGGCCCGGCGCTCATGTTCGCGCTGGCGTGGCTGTTCCTTCCCGATCTGCCCGAGTACCGCACTGGCCTGATCATCGTCGGGCTGGCCCGCTGTATCGCCATGGTCATCATCTGGAACGACCTCGCGTGCGGCGATCGCGAGGCCGCCGCCGTCCTGGTGGCGCTGAACTCGGTGTTCCAGGTGATCGCATTCTCGGCGCTCGGCTGGTTCTACCTCTCCGTGCTCCCCGGGTGGCTCGGCTTTGAGCAGTCCGGCGGGTTGGGGTCTCCCCTGCTCAAGCGGAGCCGAGAGCTTGGGGACGTATCCGTATGGGAGATCGCCCGAAGCGTGCTGATCTTCCTCGGCATCCCGCTCGCCGCCGGCTACCTCACCCGCCGGATCGGAGAAAAGGTCAAGGGACGCACCTGGTACGAGTCCAAGCTGATCCCGCGCATCGGGCCGTTCGCCCTGTATGGCCTGCTGTTCACGATCGTCATCCTCTTTGCCCTGCAAGGCGACGCGATCACCTCGCAGCCGCTCGACGTCGCCCGCATCGCGCTCCCGCTGCTCGTGTACTTCGCCCTCATGTGGGCCGGATCCATGGCACTCGGACGCTCCGTCGGCCTCGACTACCCGCGCGCGACGACCCTTGCGTTCACGGCCGCCGGCAACAACTTCGAGCTGGCCATCGCGGTAGCCATCGCCACCTTCGGCGCCACCTCCGGGCAGGCCCTCGCCGGAGTGGTCGGCCCGCTCATCGAGGTGCCGGTGCTGATCGGCCTCGTCTACGTCGCGCTGTACGCCCGGCGCTTCTTCACCGCCCGCACGTCCCTGACGGAGGAAGACCCCGCCCATGTCTGA
- a CDS encoding arsenate reductase ArsC produces the protein MSDTAPPSVLFVCVHNAGRSQMAAAFLTYLAGDRVQVRSAGSAPADAVNPSVVAAMAEVGIDVSAEVPKVLTVEAVQASDVVITMGCGDTCPVFPGKRYLDWQLPDPAGQGVEAVRPIRDDIEQRIRELLEQIAPEGQA, from the coding sequence ATGTCTGACACCGCCCCGCCCTCCGTGCTGTTCGTCTGCGTCCACAACGCCGGCCGCTCGCAGATGGCCGCCGCGTTCCTCACGTACCTTGCGGGTGACCGTGTCCAGGTGCGGTCCGCCGGGTCCGCCCCCGCCGACGCCGTGAACCCGTCCGTCGTGGCAGCGATGGCCGAGGTGGGCATCGACGTCTCGGCCGAGGTGCCCAAGGTGCTCACCGTCGAGGCCGTGCAGGCGTCCGACGTCGTCATCACGATGGGCTGCGGCGACACCTGCCCCGTCTTCCCCGGAAAGCGGTACCTCGACTGGCAGTTGCCCGACCCCGCCGGACAGGGCGTCGAAGCCGTACGCCCCATCCGCGACGACATCGAGCAGCGGATCCGCGAACTCCTTGAGCAGATCGCCCCTGAGGGACAGGCGTGA
- a CDS encoding ArsR/SmtB family transcription factor, with product MSNQELVVIEQTSEAGECCPGLLSAPLDEGQAVELSKVFKALGDPVRLRLLSMIASRAGGEVCVCDLTPAFDLSQPTISHHLKLLRQAGLIDCERRGTWVYYWLLPEMTDRLAGILTRPVGEPLPAPGETAGATA from the coding sequence ATGTCGAATCAAGAGCTCGTGGTGATCGAGCAGACCAGCGAAGCCGGTGAATGCTGCCCCGGCCTGCTTTCGGCCCCGCTCGACGAGGGCCAGGCCGTGGAACTGTCGAAGGTGTTCAAGGCCCTCGGCGATCCGGTGCGGCTCCGCCTGCTGTCGATGATCGCCTCGCGCGCCGGGGGCGAGGTCTGCGTCTGCGATCTGACCCCGGCGTTCGACCTGTCGCAGCCGACGATCTCGCATCACCTCAAGCTGCTTCGGCAGGCCGGACTCATCGACTGCGAGCGGCGCGGTACGTGGGTCTACTACTGGCTGCTGCCCGAGATGACTGACCGCCTCGCGGGCATCTTGACCCGCCCCGTCGGCGAGCCCCTGCCCGCTCCCGGCGAGACCGCCGGGGCCACCGCGTGA
- a CDS encoding LysR family transcriptional regulator — protein sequence MDLDLRQVRYAVTLADELHFGRAADRLTIAQQTLSAQIRTLEKRLGVPLFTRDRRHVALTPAGETFAERGRRLLVDAERLVNEITHTCTPLRIDVVAEGLPSTLLIHHLRTQAPDLPFEVLQSHGMAAALPRLLTDGLDLAFGRPFGLGRPLGAALATMPVGLDPIGVILPTGHPLADRDEVPLAALADHPLLIHAADESAEWHDWVDQAVAAFGLKVATRVRGHGRTSALAAVQALRHPAFGLPCSHLPDGLTARPLSDPVPLYPWHAVWNTTTAHPATNRALELIHTYARTHRWHRPPSANWWLPKPDCHTLRATN from the coding sequence GTGGACCTCGACCTGCGCCAGGTGCGCTACGCCGTCACCCTCGCCGACGAACTCCACTTCGGCCGGGCCGCGGACCGGCTCACCATCGCCCAGCAGACCCTCTCCGCCCAGATCAGAACCCTGGAGAAGCGGCTCGGCGTCCCGCTGTTCACCCGCGATCGCCGCCACGTCGCCCTCACCCCCGCCGGCGAGACCTTCGCCGAACGCGGCCGACGCCTCCTCGTCGACGCCGAGCGCCTGGTCAACGAGATCACCCACACCTGCACACCCCTGCGCATCGACGTCGTCGCCGAGGGCCTGCCCTCCACGCTCCTGATCCATCACCTGCGCACCCAGGCCCCCGACCTGCCGTTCGAGGTGCTCCAGAGCCACGGCATGGCCGCAGCACTGCCCCGCCTCCTCACCGACGGCCTCGACCTTGCCTTCGGCCGCCCCTTCGGCCTCGGCCGCCCCCTCGGAGCCGCCCTCGCCACCATGCCCGTGGGCCTGGACCCCATCGGCGTCATCCTCCCCACCGGCCACCCCCTCGCCGACCGGGACGAGGTCCCCCTCGCCGCCCTCGCCGACCACCCGCTCCTGATCCACGCAGCGGACGAGTCCGCCGAGTGGCACGACTGGGTCGACCAAGCCGTCGCTGCCTTCGGCCTGAAGGTGGCGACACGGGTACGCGGACACGGCCGCACCTCCGCTCTGGCCGCCGTCCAAGCCCTCCGCCACCCGGCCTTCGGCCTCCCCTGCTCACACCTCCCCGACGGCCTCACCGCCCGGCCCCTGAGCGACCCCGTCCCCCTCTACCCCTGGCACGCCGTCTGGAACACCACCACCGCGCACCCCGCCACCAACCGAGCCCTGGAACTCATCCACACCTACGCCCGGACCCACCGCTGGCACCGCCCCCCGAGCGCCAACTGGTGGCTCCCCAAGCCCGATTGCCACACGCTGCGGGCGACGAACTGA